The DNA segment GTGTCTACCCCATGCCCATGATCATCCGCAGGGAGCCCGGCTATGGCGAGTTTCCGAAGCTGCCCGGCATGCCGGAAATGCCGGACATGCCTGCGATCCCGAACGCGTTCCCGTGCGGCTCGCCGATCTATCACGGGCCGCTGATGAGGCCCGACTCCGGCGAGCCGAAGATCGTTCCTCTCTGACCCCGCCCCTTTTACGTCACGAACGTCACGAGATCCAACGGCACGCAAGAGGCCGAACCCCGCTTTCAAGGAGCACGCCATGCACAACAAATTTGCCATTGCCACCCTCACCACCGCCGCGCTTGCAGCGGCCTTGCTCGCCGGCGCCGCCCAGGCCGCCGCCCCACAGGACCGCGCTCTCTACGGTGGCCAAGGCGGCTACAGCTTCCGGGCCGGCAAAGTGGACCCATGCACCGACGGCGGCCGCACCGGCAAGTTCGACGCGTTCGGCGAAGGCGCTCGCCAGGTTGACCCGTACACCGACGGCGCCAGGGGCTGAGTGGCGCCCGGCGAGCGAAAGCACGCGCTGGCGTGCTTTCGCTCGGCCAGACCTCAAGACTTCAGCTCGGAAGGCGCCAGGTTCCACAGCTTGCTGTCGCTGGTGGACACCGCCACGGCGCCTTCCCGGATCGCGCTGCGGATGTCGTCCTTGTTGCAGACGAACCCCGAGGTCACGATGGGCGGCAGTGCCTTGCGGTCCTGGGTGGAAAGATGCGCGAGCATGGGCGCCGGCATCAGCTGCACCAGGTTGGGATCGCTTTGCTCCAGCGCCTTGACGCTGCGCGGCCAGGTCGAACGGTCGGTCACGAACACCTTCTGCATGGTGATCAGGCCAGCCCGGTTGGCGCGCTGGATGGTGGCCACCCGGGTCGAGACGAGACTGGTCACCCCGATATCGGCGAGATACTCGACGCCGCCCTTGTCTTGCGACAGCCCTTCGCAACTGTCGATATTGACGATAACGTACTTGCCGGCCTTGGTCAGCGTGGCCACCACGGGCTGCAGCTTGCGCAGCTCCACGTTGGCAACGATGCAGACCTCGGCGTGGCTCTCGATCAGGATATCGGCCTGCTCGACACCGAAGAGCGTCGCGATGACCGGGTGCCGTGTCAGGCGTGCCCCGAGGGACTTGTCCATGGTGCTTACCGATCCGGGTCGTGGGGCAGCGCGTCCGTCAGGCCGAGCTTGCCGGGGTTGAGGATGTTCTTGGGATCCAGCGCCTGCTTGACCGCCATCAGCACCGCGAACGCGCCGCCGAGCGATTCGCGCATATACGGCGCGCGCAGCAGCCCGATGCCGTGATGGTGGCTCAACGCGGCATTGTATTTGATCAACACCGCGTTGGCGGCATCCCAGGCCTGGCGATACCATTTGGCCCGGTTCTCCACCTCGACCTCGCCGCGCAGCGAGAAGTACAGGCAGGCGCCGTCCACATAGGCATGCGACTGGTGCGCGGAGCCGGCCAGCGTGCCGGGCACGGCGTTGATGGCCTTGACCACGTCCGTGTAGATGGCGGGCAGGTCGCGCCAGGGGCCGGACATCTCCAGCGTGTCGGCGACAAAGCCGGGGCTGCGCTTGAAGCCTTCGGCGCTCTTGCCGGTCAGGTAGCGCGTATCCAGCCAGCGCTCGAAGATCGCGTCGCTGTCCAGCGCGTCGCCGAGCCCCTTGCACACGCCTTCGCTGATGGCCATCACGGCATCGACCATCTCGCGCGCGCCTTCGTCGGCGATCAGCAGCACGTTGGTGTCCGGCAGGTTGAACTGCACGCGGCTCTCAAGCTCGTCGTACAGGCGCAGGGCGGCGGGATTGGCGCCACGCTGCATGATCTCGCGGCAGGCTTCGAGGCCGATGGCGAAGGTCTTGAAGCCATAGGCGATGGCGCGGCCGTAGTCCGGCAGCCGATGCAGCTTGAGGCGCACGCGCACGATCACGCCGAGCGTGCCTTCCGAGCCGATGAACAGTTGCTGCAGGTCCGAGCCGAGCGCCGCGCGCGAGTAGCCGCCCACGCTGATCAGGCTGCCATCGGCCAGCACCACGTCCATGCCGAAGACCATGTCCTCGATCTTGCCGTAGCGCGTGGAGAGCTGCCCGGCACCCCGGCACGCCACCCAGCCGCCCACGGTGCTGATGGCGAAGGACGACGGCCAGTGGCCCATCGTCATGCCGTAGTCCTTCTGGATGGTCTGCTCGAACACGTCGCCGAACAGGCCGGCTTCCACCTCGACGATCTGGCTTTCCCCGTCGAAGCCCAGCACCTTGTTCAGCCCGCACACGTCCAGCACGATGCCGCCGCGCACCGGCAGCGCGGCGCCGGTGACATTGCTGCGGCCCGCCGACACCGTCAACGGGATCGCCGCCGCGTGCGCGATCCGCATGACGGCCTGGATCTGCGCGATCGTGGACACGCGCACGATGACGGCCTGCGGCGTGGCCGGCCGGCCCGCGGTCTCGGTCATCATGGAACCGGCCCACCAGTCGCGCGTCCAGGCCACCACGCTGGTGGAATCGGTCAGCACCTCATCGGCCACGCCGCGCAGCGTATCGATGTGCGCGGCGTCCACGCCAACAGCGTTGCGCTGCAGGCCGGGCATGCCGGAGGTTTCCTTGATGGTGGCCGCATAGGCCGGCGGCGTGTGCGCGCCGACGACATAGTTGCCACGGTTGTAGCCGCGCTTGATGGCTTCCTTGCTGATCATTGTGCATCTCCCAGTAGAACGGATTTTTCATGTGCGACGGCAGCGAGGTAGTCATTGACCTGCTGCGCCACCACGGATTCGGACAGGCCAAGCTCGGCCTGCAGGATTGCGCCCACGCGGGACGCGGCGCGCGCCGAGGCATCGCGCGCCATCAGGCGGGCGCGGATGCGGCGCGAGAGCACATCGTCCACGCTCCCCGCCAGCTCGTGGCGCGCGGCGTAGACAATCTCGGCTTCGGTATAGGGAAGCCCTTCGACGATCGGTGCCTGCAGGCGCGCATCGGCCTGCAGGATGTCGCTGACAAAGCGGGCTTCCGTGCCATAACGCTCGCCCAGGTGGGCGGACAAGCCGCCCGATGCCACGATGGCCTGCGCGTCGTATCCCGCGGCACCCAGCAGGTAAGCGGACTTAGTCTGGCATCTGTTGCGCTGGCCAAGCACTTTCTGGGCCGCGTCGATGGTTTGCTCAGCCATGTGCCGGGAGGTGGTCAGCTTGCCCCCGACAATGGTGACAAGGCCATCGGCGGCGGTATGGATCTCATGGTTGCGCTTGATCTCCAGCGTCTTGCCCCCCGGCGGCGCCACCAGCGGCCGGCAGCCCGCGATGCTGCCGAGCACGTCTTCGGCCTGCAGGTCGGTCTTCAACGCCCAGCGCGCGCCGTCCAGCAGGAAGTCGAGTTCCTCGCGGGTGCAGCAGACGTTGTCGAGATCGCCCTCGTAGTCTTCGTCCGTGGTGCCCAGGTAGGAGACGTTGCCCCAGCGCGTGATGGTGGCGCGGCGGTTGCGCCCCGGCACGGGGATGGTCACGGTGCAGTCGTTGCGGACCTTGAGCCAGGGAATGGCCACGTGCACGCCCTTGGCCGGGCGGATATGCAGCGTCTTTTCCTCGCCCTTCTTGCGCCCGGTCCAGTCACGCAGCCACACGCCGGTGGCCATGACGACGACGCCGGCCCTGGCGCGGATCTCTCGATCCCCGGCATGAATGATGGCGCCGTCGACCTTGCCGTGGCCGTTGCGCGTGATCTCCACCACCTTGGCGTGGTTGACCACTGCCGCGCCGTGAAAGGCCGCGGTGCGGGCGATGTTCAGCGTGAGCCTGGCATCGTCCACGCGCGCATCGAAGTACATGAAGCCGCCGAGCAGGTTCTCCTCGTTGAAGGTCGGGCAATGCGACAGCACCTCGGCCTTGGTGAGCTTTTGATGCAGGATGCCTTCGCGCCAGCCGCCCGCCAGGTCGTAGGTCCAGAGCAGGCTCTCGAATGCCTTGGACAGACGCTTGTCGAACACGCCATCCTTCTCCATCACGGGAAACAGGAACGGCAGGCGCTGCACCAGGTGCCGCGCGTTCCTGCGCAGGCGTTGGCGCTCCAGCAAGGAATGACGGACCAGCCCGAGGTTGCCCTGCTCGATGTAGCGCAACCCGCCATGCACCATCTTGGAGGACTTGGACGACGTGCCGGAGGCAAAGTCGTTCTTCTCCACCAGGGCGACGCGATAGCCGCGCAGGCTGGCATCCAGCGCGGCGTAGGCGCCGGTCACGCCGCCGCCGACGATGAGGATGTCGAAGGTCTCGCTGCCAAGTCGATCAAGCTGCGCCTGGCGCGCCAGACGCAGCGGTTCGGTGGATGTCATCCCGGCGCGGTCCCGGCTGGGACTTCTGGATGGAAAAACCATCATGTTTCGGCGATCTCCTGGCTGGTCAGTGGTGATGGAAGGATTGCGCGTGGCGCAACTCGGACGCGACCCGTGCGTGCCAGAGCGCGCGGCGCTCGCCGCGTTGGTCGGCGCCAAGGCGTGGCTCGAACACGGCATCGGTTTCATTGGTCGCGCGGGCGTCCTGCAGCGAGTCCCACAGCAGCCCTGACGAGCCCGCGAAGAAGGCGATGCCGCGCAAGCTGGCGCGATCGGTCTCGCGCATGCGCCGGATCGGCATGCCGGTCAGGTCCGCCTGGATCTGCAGCAGCGCGTCGCTGCCGGACAGACCGCCACCCACGATGAGTTCGGCCACGGGCACGCCGGCGACTTCCTCGTTGGCCTCCATGCAGGACGAGACCGCATGCGCGATGCCTTCCAGGATGGCGTAGGCCACCTCGGCCTGCGTGCTTGCGATGGAGATGCCCGTTAGCGACGCGCGGGCTTCGGGCTGCATCTGCGGCACGCGCAGCCCGGTGAGCGCGGGCAGGAAGGTCACGCCGCGCGCGGCGTCGACGGTG comes from the Cupriavidus basilensis genome and includes:
- a CDS encoding glycerol-3-phosphate responsive antiterminator, coding for MDKSLGARLTRHPVIATLFGVEQADILIESHAEVCIVANVELRKLQPVVATLTKAGKYVIVNIDSCEGLSQDKGGVEYLADIGVTSLVSTRVATIQRANRAGLITMQKVFVTDRSTWPRSVKALEQSDPNLVQLMPAPMLAHLSTQDRKALPPIVTSGFVCNKDDIRSAIREGAVAVSTSDSKLWNLAPSELKS
- a CDS encoding FAD-binding oxidoreductase; amino-acid sequence: MISKEAIKRGYNRGNYVVGAHTPPAYAATIKETSGMPGLQRNAVGVDAAHIDTLRGVADEVLTDSTSVVAWTRDWWAGSMMTETAGRPATPQAVIVRVSTIAQIQAVMRIAHAAAIPLTVSAGRSNVTGAALPVRGGIVLDVCGLNKVLGFDGESQIVEVEAGLFGDVFEQTIQKDYGMTMGHWPSSFAISTVGGWVACRGAGQLSTRYGKIEDMVFGMDVVLADGSLISVGGYSRAALGSDLQQLFIGSEGTLGVIVRVRLKLHRLPDYGRAIAYGFKTFAIGLEACREIMQRGANPAALRLYDELESRVQFNLPDTNVLLIADEGAREMVDAVMAISEGVCKGLGDALDSDAIFERWLDTRYLTGKSAEGFKRSPGFVADTLEMSGPWRDLPAIYTDVVKAINAVPGTLAGSAHQSHAYVDGACLYFSLRGEVEVENRAKWYRQAWDAANAVLIKYNAALSHHHGIGLLRAPYMRESLGGAFAVLMAVKQALDPKNILNPGKLGLTDALPHDPDR
- a CDS encoding glycerol-3-phosphate dehydrogenase/oxidase, with translation MMVFPSRSPSRDRAGMTSTEPLRLARQAQLDRLGSETFDILIVGGGVTGAYAALDASLRGYRVALVEKNDFASGTSSKSSKMVHGGLRYIEQGNLGLVRHSLLERQRLRRNARHLVQRLPFLFPVMEKDGVFDKRLSKAFESLLWTYDLAGGWREGILHQKLTKAEVLSHCPTFNEENLLGGFMYFDARVDDARLTLNIARTAAFHGAAVVNHAKVVEITRNGHGKVDGAIIHAGDREIRARAGVVVMATGVWLRDWTGRKKGEEKTLHIRPAKGVHVAIPWLKVRNDCTVTIPVPGRNRRATITRWGNVSYLGTTDEDYEGDLDNVCCTREELDFLLDGARWALKTDLQAEDVLGSIAGCRPLVAPPGGKTLEIKRNHEIHTAADGLVTIVGGKLTTSRHMAEQTIDAAQKVLGQRNRCQTKSAYLLGAAGYDAQAIVASGGLSAHLGERYGTEARFVSDILQADARLQAPIVEGLPYTEAEIVYAARHELAGSVDDVLSRRIRARLMARDASARAASRVGAILQAELGLSESVVAQQVNDYLAAVAHEKSVLLGDAQ